The following are encoded in a window of Candidatus Hydrogenedentota bacterium genomic DNA:
- a CDS encoding transglutaminase family protein gives MKRLVIAMAFGLIFPRLLVAQGADIDALLGDSWYGLYLNGEKSGYAFMSTAKDEQGRVTLVQDARFRIVMEGVRQELQIYACRVYAPDGALESIESYFVDPGGKKNTFNAQIVDDHLVLKTDVGGVGDEITLPKPAETLTDALKHERWVMDRPQPGDALQFTVFEPMFQRELTGLSHILEVDERMLEGVTTRVYKIKMVLQEMGLESVSYVAEDGTVLEDIAAGMFTMRLEPEEVAKDVDYVNDVIVSNAALVDRRIENPRDRDTLRLILRGPLTESHIFNDERQFVADAGDSVVFVAKRVALDDFTPAHVPVDNPSVAQWLEPTPFVQCADPRLVSKAKEIAGAETDAVKVSNLLCEWVNKNMRSTYSARLSNAIEVLETLEGDCTEHSILYVGLARAAGLPAREVAGVVYVDGVHPGFYFHQWAKAWVGKWIDVDPTFNQPNADVTHIKLAEGDLFAQSRIIPLIGHLQIEYVPNESAAPETSSPATDAAPQEQAHDDATAPGQQSMTNEPAPGEPAPPATAPLAGAAASGGAS, from the coding sequence ATGAAACGGTTGGTGATTGCGATGGCATTCGGACTGATCTTCCCGCGGCTGCTCGTGGCGCAAGGCGCCGACATCGACGCGTTGCTGGGCGATTCCTGGTACGGGCTGTACCTCAACGGCGAGAAATCGGGCTACGCTTTCATGTCCACGGCCAAGGACGAACAGGGCCGTGTGACGCTGGTGCAGGACGCGCGGTTCCGCATCGTGATGGAGGGCGTACGGCAGGAACTGCAGATATACGCGTGCCGGGTGTACGCGCCGGACGGCGCCCTGGAATCCATAGAGTCGTACTTTGTCGACCCGGGCGGCAAAAAGAACACGTTCAATGCGCAGATAGTTGACGATCACCTCGTGTTGAAGACAGACGTCGGCGGCGTCGGGGACGAGATCACACTGCCCAAACCGGCCGAAACGCTCACGGATGCGCTAAAGCACGAACGCTGGGTCATGGACAGACCGCAGCCGGGGGACGCGCTTCAGTTCACGGTATTCGAGCCCATGTTCCAGCGTGAACTGACCGGGCTGAGCCATATCCTCGAGGTGGATGAACGTATGCTCGAGGGGGTGACTACCCGCGTCTACAAGATCAAGATGGTTCTCCAGGAAATGGGGCTTGAATCCGTTTCCTATGTGGCGGAGGACGGCACCGTGCTGGAAGACATCGCAGCGGGCATGTTTACGATGCGCCTCGAACCGGAAGAAGTGGCCAAGGACGTCGACTATGTGAACGACGTGATTGTGTCAAACGCGGCGCTGGTCGACCGCCGGATTGAGAACCCGCGCGACCGCGATACGCTGCGTCTCATCCTGCGCGGCCCGCTCACCGAGTCACACATCTTCAATGATGAACGGCAGTTCGTGGCGGACGCCGGCGACAGCGTCGTCTTTGTGGCGAAACGCGTTGCGCTCGACGACTTCACGCCCGCGCATGTGCCCGTTGACAATCCGTCGGTGGCGCAGTGGCTCGAACCGACGCCGTTTGTCCAATGCGCGGACCCGCGCCTCGTGAGCAAGGCGAAGGAAATCGCCGGCGCGGAAACGGACGCCGTAAAGGTGTCGAACCTGCTCTGCGAATGGGTCAACAAGAACATGCGCAGCACGTATTCGGCGCGTTTGAGCAACGCGATCGAAGTGCTCGAAACGCTTGAGGGCGATTGCACGGAGCACAGCATCCTCTACGTCGGGCTGGCGCGCGCGGCGGGCCTGCCCGCGCGTGAGGTCGCGGGCGTGGTCTACGTCGATGGCGTCCATCCCGGATTCTATTTCCACCAGTGGGCGAAGGCATGGGTGGGCAAGTGGATCGACGTGGACCCGACGTTCAACCAGCCGAACGCGGATGTCACGCATATCAAGCTGGCCGAAGGCGACCTGTTCGCCCAGTCGCGGATCATCCCGCTCATCGGCCATCTGCAGATTGAATACGTGCCCAACGAAAGTGCCGCGCCGGAAACATCGTCGCCCGCGACGGACGCGGCGCCGCAAGAACAGGCCCACGACGACGCAACGGCGCCCGGGCAGCAATCGATGACCAACGAACCAGCGCCAGGGGAGCCGGCGCCGCCGGCAACCGCGCCGCTCGCCGGGGCCGCCGCCTCCGGCGGGGCTTCGTGA